One Candidatus Limnocylindria bacterium DNA segment encodes these proteins:
- a CDS encoding serine/threonine-protein kinase, with the protein MTLQPGTSLGNYEILEKIGAGGMGAVYKAYQPGLGRFVAIKVLPPQTAGDPAFGERFAQEARAVGKLRHPNIVTAFDFTQHGDIAYLVSDYIDGGTLADQLGTPLPLDYALGILGPIAAALDYAHARGIVHRDIKPQNVLLTREGTAVLTDFGLAKIVGPGSGMTQAGSLMGTADYMAPELAGGAEAAGPAADQYALGIIAFQMLVGRHPFPSDNPLSALMAHVNKPVPLPSQLGVVLPPGAEAALLRALAKKPEDRFARSGDFVRALAGSQYTVPAPAAAFSAPSISPSQPPIVPTTPPVSVASPFVSPSDLISPVAPVVPPRPATEPTLVATAVAGGAAGATAAVLSPPKERGSFPWRRAIVPAVLVLVLA; encoded by the coding sequence GTGACCTTGCAACCCGGGACCTCGCTCGGGAACTACGAGATCCTCGAGAAGATCGGCGCGGGCGGTATGGGCGCCGTGTACAAGGCGTATCAGCCGGGCCTCGGTCGCTTCGTCGCGATCAAAGTGCTGCCGCCACAGACGGCGGGCGACCCGGCCTTCGGGGAGCGCTTCGCGCAGGAGGCGCGCGCGGTCGGGAAGCTACGGCACCCGAACATCGTCACGGCCTTCGACTTCACACAGCACGGTGACATCGCGTACCTGGTCTCGGATTACATCGACGGCGGCACGCTTGCGGACCAGCTCGGAACGCCTCTGCCCCTCGACTACGCGTTGGGGATCCTCGGACCCATCGCGGCCGCGCTCGATTACGCGCACGCGCGCGGGATCGTCCACCGCGACATCAAGCCGCAGAACGTACTGCTCACGCGCGAAGGCACCGCGGTGCTCACGGATTTCGGCCTCGCGAAGATCGTCGGACCCGGATCGGGTATGACGCAGGCCGGGTCGCTCATGGGGACTGCGGATTACATGGCGCCGGAGCTCGCCGGCGGCGCTGAGGCCGCGGGACCCGCAGCCGATCAGTACGCGCTCGGGATCATCGCGTTCCAGATGCTGGTCGGCCGCCATCCATTCCCTTCCGACAATCCGCTCTCCGCGCTCATGGCGCATGTCAACAAACCGGTGCCACTCCCGAGCCAACTCGGCGTCGTGCTGCCGCCCGGCGCCGAGGCCGCGCTCCTGCGCGCGCTCGCGAAGAAGCCGGAGGACCGCTTCGCGCGCTCCGGTGATTTCGTGCGCGCCCTCGCGGGGTCGCAGTACACGGTGCCCGCTCCGGCGGCGGCGTTCTCGGCTCCGAGCATCAGCCCGTCGCAGCCGCCGATCGTTCCAACGACGCCGCCCGTGTCGGTCGCTTCGCCGTTCGTCTCACCGTCGGATCTCATCAGTCCCGTCGCGCCGGTCGTGCCGCCACGACCGGCGACGGAGCCGACCCTCGTCGCGACTGCCGTCGCGGGCGGCGCAGCCGGTGCTACCGCTGCGGTCCTCAGCCCGCCGAAAGAGCGTGGGAGCTTCCCGTGGCGCCGGGCGATCGTGCCCGCGGTCCTCGTGCTCGTCCTCGC
- a CDS encoding adenylate/guanylate cyclase domain-containing protein gives MEADRNEQGLSLALLQFHPSSVVLLDTDGRIRSLNHNAERLLSTTEADAVGKSYTDIFGESLSQRLFKLMLKGGAEGQARAIEATLPSGRRVKLRATAGPLKDVRGNVSGVLFVADEDTSSPKLEALADNEVRLRDALRRYLGDNVAEMVDARPSFIDVGGQTQTVSVLHADVRGYTAMAEALPPDRVVALLMRYHGAAAKAIRATGGTIDRFAGDAILALWNAPAPQDDHVRLALRGALAMCEAAREVGLELGYGIGVHTGEAMVGNLGSEQYQNFTAIGDTVNVAARLQGQAKAGEVVCSAAALQAAGAGVRTTPLGALELRGRRTPVDAYRVEGIDQ, from the coding sequence GTGGAAGCGGATCGGAACGAACAGGGACTCAGCCTCGCGTTGCTGCAGTTCCACCCGTCGTCAGTGGTGCTGCTCGACACCGACGGCCGCATCCGCTCGCTCAACCACAACGCGGAGCGGCTCCTCTCGACGACGGAGGCGGACGCCGTGGGCAAGAGCTACACGGATATCTTCGGAGAGTCGCTCTCGCAGCGCCTCTTCAAGCTGATGCTGAAAGGCGGGGCTGAGGGACAGGCGCGCGCCATCGAAGCGACGCTCCCGAGCGGCCGCCGGGTAAAGCTGCGAGCGACGGCAGGCCCGCTGAAGGACGTGCGCGGCAATGTGAGCGGAGTCCTGTTCGTCGCGGACGAGGACACGTCGTCACCGAAGCTCGAGGCGCTCGCCGACAACGAGGTGCGGCTTCGCGACGCGCTTCGCCGCTACCTCGGCGACAACGTCGCGGAGATGGTCGATGCGCGGCCGTCGTTCATCGACGTCGGTGGCCAAACGCAGACCGTCAGCGTGCTGCACGCGGACGTGCGGGGTTACACCGCGATGGCCGAGGCGCTCCCGCCCGATCGCGTCGTCGCCCTCCTCATGCGGTACCACGGCGCCGCGGCCAAGGCGATCCGCGCCACCGGTGGCACGATCGACCGGTTCGCCGGCGACGCGATCCTCGCGCTCTGGAACGCTCCAGCGCCACAGGACGATCATGTCCGTCTCGCGCTCCGTGGCGCGCTCGCGATGTGCGAAGCCGCGCGCGAGGTCGGGCTCGAGCTCGGCTACGGCATCGGCGTGCACACCGGCGAGGCGATGGTCGGCAACCTCGGGAGCGAGCAGTACCAGAACTTCACCGCGATCGGCGACACGGTGAACGTCGCCGCGCGGCTCCAGGGGCAGGCCAAGGCGGGCGAGGTGGTCTGCTCGGCAGCCGCGTTGCAGGCCGCTGGCGCGGGCGTACGGACGACACCCCTTGGCGCGTTGGAACTACGAGGACGGCGGACCCCGGTAGACGCGTACCGGGTGGAGGGGATCGACCAGTGA
- the ftcD gene encoding glutamate formimidoyltransferase, producing the protein MPRLVECVPNVSEGRRRDVIDRLAKSIRDVPGVRLLDQTSDVDHNRSVFTFAGDANAVTAAAHALVTAAYLEIDMRSHKGEHPRLGAVDVVPFVPLAGVTMEDCIAVAHRFGREVAERHKVPVYFYARAASRPERVRLPDIRRPQYEGLAELLATTHVPDAGPAVLHPKAGAIVVGARPPLIAFNIELDTADVKVAKKIAKEIRESSGGLPAIQALGFELTDPPRAQVSMNLLDTTQTSLATVWHEVERRATEAGVKVLRGELIGLLPLDAALQVTADALKLENFERSRVIESHFLE; encoded by the coding sequence GTGCCGCGGTTGGTGGAGTGCGTGCCGAACGTCAGCGAGGGCCGACGTCGCGACGTGATCGACCGGCTGGCGAAGTCCATCCGCGACGTTCCGGGCGTCCGGCTCCTCGACCAGACCAGTGACGTGGATCACAACCGCTCGGTCTTTACATTCGCCGGCGACGCGAACGCCGTCACCGCCGCCGCCCACGCCCTCGTCACCGCCGCGTACCTCGAGATCGACATGCGCTCGCACAAAGGCGAGCACCCACGCCTCGGTGCGGTCGACGTGGTGCCGTTCGTGCCCCTCGCCGGAGTGACGATGGAGGACTGCATTGCCGTCGCACACCGCTTCGGACGCGAGGTCGCCGAGCGCCACAAGGTCCCGGTGTACTTCTATGCACGCGCGGCCTCGCGCCCGGAACGTGTCCGCCTCCCCGACATCCGGCGGCCCCAGTACGAGGGGCTCGCCGAGCTGCTGGCGACCACGCACGTGCCCGACGCGGGGCCGGCCGTCTTGCACCCCAAAGCTGGCGCGATCGTCGTAGGCGCGCGCCCGCCGCTCATTGCCTTCAACATCGAGCTCGACACGGCCGACGTGAAGGTGGCGAAGAAGATCGCCAAAGAGATCCGTGAGTCATCCGGCGGACTGCCGGCCATCCAGGCACTGGGTTTCGAGTTGACGGATCCGCCGCGCGCGCAGGTCTCGATGAATCTGCTGGACACGACGCAGACTTCGCTGGCCACGGTCTGGCACGAGGTCGAGCGCCGCGCGACCGAGGCGGGTGTGAAGGTTCTCCGCGGCGAGCTCATCGGCCTGCTGCCGCTCGATGCCGCACTTCAGGTCACGGCCGACGCGCTCAAGCTCGAGAACTTCGAGCGCAGTCGCGTGATCGAATCGCACTTCCTCGAGTGA
- the hutI gene encoding imidazolonepropionase has protein sequence MGAIDGGWLASRDGIVVATGRGDAWQDLELVPEAVEVDAEGRVVMPGFVDAHTHLCYAGQRWDEFVTRRSGADYLAVLERGGGIHATVRATRETSDADLLALLRRRLARAIALGTTTIEVKSGYGLEPSEELRQLRVIAAAAKDSRIDVAVTYLALHALPAARADDRRGFVRDAAQAVRTVADEGLAEAVDAFVENGVFDIDEVRPLAKAARDAGLALTLHADQLNDVGATAYAARAHARSADHVANASAEGLRALARATIPAVLLPGSAFFVGYSPPDARRFLAADVPIAVATDHNPGTSPLEGMPTAIALGVVLCGLTPHEAIVAATINGAHALGRGGRTGALVKGRRADVVVLDTDDERELAYRLGAPLVREVYAAGRRVP, from the coding sequence GTGGGAGCGATCGACGGCGGATGGCTCGCGTCGCGCGACGGCATCGTCGTCGCGACGGGGCGCGGCGACGCGTGGCAGGACCTTGAGCTCGTACCGGAGGCGGTCGAGGTCGACGCCGAAGGCCGCGTCGTCATGCCCGGATTCGTCGACGCGCACACGCACCTGTGTTACGCGGGGCAGCGCTGGGACGAATTCGTCACGCGTCGGAGCGGCGCGGACTATCTCGCCGTCCTCGAGCGCGGCGGCGGAATTCACGCGACCGTGCGCGCGACGCGCGAAACGAGCGACGCGGACTTGCTCGCGCTACTGCGCCGGCGACTCGCACGTGCGATCGCACTGGGGACGACGACGATCGAGGTGAAGAGCGGTTACGGGCTCGAGCCGAGCGAGGAGCTCCGGCAGCTGCGCGTGATCGCGGCGGCGGCGAAGGACTCGCGCATCGACGTCGCGGTGACCTATCTCGCGCTCCACGCGCTGCCCGCGGCGCGCGCCGATGACCGCCGCGGCTTCGTGCGCGACGCGGCTCAGGCGGTGCGCACCGTCGCCGACGAGGGTCTGGCCGAAGCGGTCGACGCCTTCGTCGAGAACGGCGTATTCGACATCGATGAGGTGCGGCCGCTCGCGAAGGCCGCGCGCGACGCGGGTCTCGCGCTCACGCTGCACGCCGATCAGCTGAACGACGTAGGCGCCACCGCGTACGCGGCGCGAGCCCACGCGCGTTCGGCCGATCACGTCGCGAACGCGTCGGCCGAAGGCCTGCGCGCGCTCGCCCGCGCCACGATCCCCGCGGTGCTCCTCCCAGGAAGCGCGTTCTTCGTCGGCTACTCACCGCCGGACGCGCGGCGGTTCCTTGCGGCGGACGTGCCGATCGCGGTGGCGACCGACCACAACCCGGGCACGTCGCCGCTCGAGGGGATGCCGACGGCGATCGCGCTCGGCGTCGTGCTCTGCGGCCTTACCCCGCACGAGGCGATCGTCGCGGCGACGATCAACGGCGCCCATGCACTCGGCCGCGGTGGACGGACCGGGGCGCTCGTCAAAGGACGCCGCGCCGATGTGGTCGTGCTCGACACGGACGACGAGCGCGAGCTCGCGTATCGCCTCGGGGCGCCGCTGGTGCGCGAGGTGTACGCCGCGGGACGTCGCGTCCCGTAA
- a CDS encoding pirin family protein, with translation MKPAQVKIRPDRSIYSIDGGWFKARWHFSFDRYNDPSNMGIGTLRVFNHDTLVPGAEWPMHPHRDIEGITFVVSGHFEHADSLGNGGVLEPGGVQRMRLGSGAEHSERNHSKTEPMEFIQMWIIPAQRGLPPSIAQKQYTVADRTDRLLRFLKPEGADGEGLTVARDVSMYASRLSAGREVRHEIGEGRGGYLYLIDGTLRVNGQHMTRGDAAYLGAGELVLDGERESDLILVDTPL, from the coding sequence GTGAAGCCGGCGCAAGTGAAGATCCGTCCCGACCGTTCCATCTACAGCATCGACGGCGGTTGGTTCAAGGCGCGATGGCACTTCTCGTTCGACCGGTACAACGATCCGAGCAACATGGGCATCGGCACGCTCCGCGTCTTCAACCACGACACACTCGTGCCCGGCGCCGAGTGGCCGATGCATCCGCACCGCGACATCGAAGGGATCACGTTCGTGGTGTCGGGTCATTTCGAGCATGCCGACAGCCTCGGCAACGGCGGGGTCCTGGAGCCCGGCGGCGTGCAACGCATGCGACTCGGCTCGGGCGCCGAGCACTCTGAGCGCAACCACTCGAAGACCGAGCCCATGGAGTTCATCCAGATGTGGATCATCCCCGCGCAGCGCGGCCTCCCGCCATCCATCGCGCAGAAGCAATACACGGTCGCGGATCGGACGGACCGCCTGCTGCGTTTCCTCAAGCCCGAGGGCGCCGACGGCGAAGGGTTGACCGTGGCGCGCGACGTGTCGATGTACGCATCGCGGCTGTCGGCAGGCCGCGAGGTGCGGCACGAGATCGGCGAAGGTCGCGGTGGATACCTGTATCTCATCGACGGAACGCTTCGCGTGAACGGACAACATATGACTCGCGGCGATGCGGCCTACCTCGGTGCGGGTGAGCTCGTGCTGGATGGCGAGCGGGAAAGCGATCTCATCCTGGTCGACACCCCGCTGTAG